In a single window of the Papaver somniferum cultivar HN1 chromosome 8, ASM357369v1, whole genome shotgun sequence genome:
- the LOC113305751 gene encoding F-box protein At3g07870-like, translating to MNKIPLDISTHILSRLPTTECVVECKSVCKDWNTILVQKKLGLFFAASTTIGVVNTRFFSREQINEENYAINGTPSSEESGGNFTGLSRVLVGSCNGLIFFYVLHNFITDPIYIMNSATGEHLHLPKINPIIFPSIPANTYWTGSVVGGFGYCQFSGEYKVVRIYNYTNVQTNTLGDERGWRNNDAISYKFKESGTYAQGCLFWLDCSENKIVSLNLGNKSFQTCSSPPIEIPTDQSFRVGIMLFGVTLCVYQQNVQGNTLSFWTPLLDNNNMSSVEPSFTEWSWSKRLSIELENLASVRDVYQPIALCLCR from the coding sequence ATGAATAAGATCCCGTTAGACATCAGTACCCATATATTGTCCCGTCTGCCTACAACGGAATGTGTAGTAGAGTGCAAATCTGTATGCAAGGATTGGAATACCATCCTTGTTCAGAAAAAGTTAGGTCTTTTTTTTGCTGCCTCAACAACCATTGGAGTTGTTAATACACGATTCTTCAGTAGGGAACAAATTAACGAGGAAAATTATGCTATCAACGGAACACCTAGCAGTGAGGAGAGTGGTGGAAATTTTACCGGACTATCTCGTGTCCTGGTTGGGTCTTGCAACGGTCTCATTTTCTTCTATGTGCTACACAATTTCATCACTGATCCTATTTATATAATGAATTCAGCAACAGGTGAACATCTCCACCTCCCTAAAATTAATCCTATTATTTTCCCATCGATACCAGCAAATACTTATTGGACAGGAAGTGTGGTAGGAGGTTTCGGCTACTGTCAGTTTAGTGGTGAATACAAGGTGGTTAGAATCTACAATTATACCAATGTCCAAACAAACACTCTTGGCGATGAGAGGGGATGGAGAAACAATGACGCGATCTCCTACAAATTCAAAGAATCAGGTACGTATGCACAAGGGTGTTTATTTTGGCTGGATTGCTCAGAGAATAAGATTGTATCGTTAAACTTGGGAAACAAAAGTTTCCAAACATGTTCGTCACCCCCAATAGAGATCCCTACGGATCAATCATTTAGAGTTGGGATAATGTTGTTTGGAGTAACTCTATGTGTTTACCAGCAAAATGTACAAGGCAACACACTTAGTTTCTGGACACCTCTTTTGGATAACAATAATATGTCATCCGTCGAGCCGAGTTTTACTGAATGGAGCTGGAGTAAGCGGTTGAGCATTGAGTTGGAAAATCTGGCCAGCGTAAGGGATGTTTATCAACCAATTGCTCTTTGTCTTTGTCGATAA
- the LOC113301607 gene encoding uncharacterized protein LOC113301607, with the protein MSNSDDLYSQDQKYMKVVSLPEVFSWEQLRSGAASVLGLQHESTIDIYGLVHVPAKGFKQRIIINCEAHLRFYLVQYPDLPIFFTVKLNDEMIGKEETPALPTRATKNMVWTSKASPVTPMMYDYSHSSELHCGRHPHKVEAHGQGFFGIIFFVGVALSLP; encoded by the exons ATGTCGAATAGTGATGATTTGTACAGTCAGGATCAGAAATATATGAAGGTCGTATCGCTGCCTGAAGTTTTCAGCTGGGAGCAGTTGAGGAGCGGAGCAGCCTCCGTTTTAGGCTTGCAGCACGAAAGTACGATAGACATTTACGGCTTGGTTCATGTCCCTGCGAAAGGGTTTAAGCAACGGATCATCATAAATTGTGAGGCTCACCTGAGGTTTTATCTGGTCCAATATCCTGACTTGCCAATTTTTTTCACCGTTAAATTAAATGATGAGATGATAGGGAAGGAAGAAACTCCCGCGCTCCCAACTCGGGCAACAAAAAATATGGTTTGGACTTCGAAAGCTTCTCCTGTAACACCCATGATGTACGACTATAGCCACTCTAGTGAGCTCCATTGCGGTAGGCATCCGCACAAGGTTGAAGCACATGGTCAAG GGTTTTtcgggataattttttttgtcggAGTTGCATTATCCCTTCCTTAG